In the genome of Solibacillus silvestris, one region contains:
- a CDS encoding precorrin-8X methylmutase — protein MANMNFNTDFVPLTVDPDKIYDYSFAIIKEEMGEHSFTDEQWLVVRRVIHASADFELGRSMIFTDDAIEAGIQSILAGRHVVADVQMIESGSGRKRFQKHGGDLHCYIADEDVSIEAKKLGTTRAIISMQKATQLQEGGIYAIGNAPTALLELIRLIKEGLAKPDLIIGMPVGFVSAAESKAELAILEGIPFITNVGRKGGSTVTVAALNAISIMADERAKEAK, from the coding sequence ATGGCAAATATGAATTTTAATACAGACTTCGTACCACTAACAGTAGACCCGGACAAAATTTATGATTACAGTTTTGCGATCATTAAAGAAGAAATGGGCGAGCATTCTTTTACAGACGAACAATGGCTTGTCGTTCGCCGCGTTATCCATGCTTCTGCAGACTTCGAATTGGGACGCAGCATGATTTTTACGGATGATGCGATTGAAGCGGGCATTCAGTCAATTTTAGCAGGACGTCATGTTGTAGCTGATGTTCAGATGATTGAAAGTGGTTCAGGGCGCAAACGATTCCAAAAACATGGCGGGGATTTACATTGTTATATCGCAGATGAAGACGTTTCAATCGAAGCAAAAAAACTTGGAACAACCCGTGCCATTATTTCGATGCAAAAGGCGACTCAACTACAAGAAGGCGGTATTTATGCAATTGGGAATGCCCCAACAGCTCTACTTGAATTAATTCGTCTGATTAAAGAAGGCCTTGCAAAGCCGGACTTAATTATTGGGATGCCTGTTGGGTTCGTTTCGGCAGCAGAATCGAAAGCGGAATTAGCGATTTTAGAAGGAATTCCGTTTATTACGAATGTAGGAAGAAAAGGTGGCAGTACTGTAACCGTCGCAGCACTAAATGCCATCTCAATCATGGCAGATGAACGAGCAAAAGAAGCGAAATAA
- a CDS encoding cobalt-precorrin-5B (C(1))-methyltransferase, which produces MNEQKKRNKKDPSEMRHGYTTGACATAMTKAALYALVTGEVPEHVTIHLPVGKDATFTVVSFAVKENEVMCETIKDAGDDPDATHKARIQSTVRFIEKSGVHLDGGIGVGRVTKAGLPVPVGEAAINPVPRKMLHSVVEEAIQLFQIDKGIEVIISVPDGEEIAKKTLNARLGILGGISILGTRGTVVPFSSSAYMASIVQAISVAREAGCDHLVITTGGRSEKYAMKQYPHLPEEAFIEMGDFVGFTLKHIARKEIPQVSLVGMMGKFSKVAQGVMMVHSKSAPISFLFLAEIAKKAGADPEIIEQILHANTASQVGEIMQGNDQFFEALCKNCCYFALDHMKAKLRVSTSLYAMNGDMLGKAENIEQLDENDWYRG; this is translated from the coding sequence ATGAACGAGCAAAAGAAGCGAAATAAAAAAGATCCGTCGGAAATGCGTCACGGCTACACAACAGGAGCTTGTGCAACTGCGATGACAAAAGCTGCCTTGTACGCACTTGTGACCGGAGAAGTTCCTGAACATGTAACGATTCATTTACCTGTAGGAAAGGATGCCACATTTACGGTGGTATCTTTTGCAGTAAAGGAAAATGAAGTGATGTGTGAAACGATTAAGGATGCAGGGGATGATCCGGATGCAACACATAAAGCACGTATTCAAAGTACGGTTCGTTTTATAGAGAAAAGCGGTGTTCACTTAGATGGTGGAATCGGTGTTGGTCGTGTAACAAAAGCAGGACTGCCCGTGCCTGTCGGAGAAGCGGCAATTAACCCTGTTCCGAGAAAAATGCTTCATAGTGTCGTCGAAGAGGCGATTCAACTTTTCCAAATTGACAAAGGAATCGAAGTGATCATTTCCGTTCCGGACGGTGAGGAAATCGCGAAGAAGACATTAAATGCAAGGCTTGGAATATTGGGCGGCATTTCTATATTAGGTACGCGCGGAACGGTCGTACCCTTTTCAAGTTCGGCCTATATGGCGAGTATCGTGCAGGCGATTAGTGTTGCAAGAGAAGCAGGCTGTGACCATCTTGTCATTACAACCGGCGGACGCAGTGAAAAATATGCGATGAAGCAATATCCGCATTTACCGGAAGAAGCATTTATAGAGATGGGGGATTTCGTCGGTTTTACGTTAAAGCATATCGCCCGTAAAGAGATTCCTCAAGTATCGCTTGTCGGAATGATGGGGAAATTTTCTAAAGTAGCACAGGGTGTCATGATGGTGCATTCAAAAAGTGCGCCGATCAGTTTCCTATTTTTGGCTGAAATTGCGAAAAAAGCCGGCGCCGATCCAGAAATAATCGAGCAAATATTACATGCGAATACGGCATCACAAGTAGGAGAAATCATGCAGGGGAATGACCAATTTTTTGAAGCACTTTGTAAAAACTGCTGTTACTTTGCACTGGATCATATGAAAGCGAAATTACGTGTTTCCACATCGCTGTATGCAATGAACGGGGACATGCTAGGAAAGGCTGAGAATATTGAACAATTGGATGAAAATGATTGGTATCGGGGATAA
- a CDS encoding cobalamin biosynthesis protein CbiE, translating to MKMIGIGDNGPASLLPQYIAWIESSEVLVGGERHLDFFPDYTGEKIIIKGGLPQLVEKLQREKRNIVILVSGDPLFYGLGGVLAKKLPLEIYPYASSVQLAFTRMQESWQDAYLTSVHGRSMKGLAQKIDGRKKIAILTDEKNSPNALARYLNAFGMTEYDAFVAENLEGPTERCRHLSLDEMEKTEFSPLNVVILKQREAVERASIGIDDDKFIQRKPDKGLITKKEIRVLCLQALQLKETSLAWDIGTCTGSVAIEMSKIAREGQVFAIEKNEADLENCLQNQHIHRTDFTAVLGKAPERLEEFPDPDAIFIGGNGGNMEQLLQLCVNRLKPNGRIVMNIATIENLAEAMGHFKKFNCDVSVLQAQISKSKPILNLTRFEPLNPIFIVTAQKGMEL from the coding sequence ATGAAAATGATTGGTATCGGGGATAACGGACCAGCAAGTTTACTCCCTCAATATATCGCTTGGATTGAATCAAGTGAAGTACTAGTTGGTGGTGAGCGTCATCTAGACTTTTTCCCGGATTACACTGGCGAAAAGATCATTATAAAAGGTGGACTACCACAATTAGTGGAAAAGCTGCAAAGAGAAAAAAGAAACATCGTTATTCTAGTATCGGGTGACCCGCTATTTTATGGACTAGGCGGTGTTTTGGCGAAGAAGCTCCCGTTAGAAATTTACCCTTATGCTAGCTCTGTTCAGTTAGCATTTACAAGAATGCAGGAAAGCTGGCAGGATGCCTATTTAACGAGTGTTCATGGCCGGTCAATGAAGGGGCTTGCCCAAAAGATCGATGGCCGGAAAAAAATAGCGATATTGACCGATGAAAAAAATTCACCGAATGCACTTGCCCGCTATTTAAATGCGTTCGGCATGACCGAATACGATGCGTTTGTAGCAGAAAACTTGGAAGGTCCAACTGAACGATGTCGTCATCTTTCTTTGGATGAAATGGAGAAGACCGAATTCTCACCATTGAATGTCGTTATTTTAAAGCAGCGTGAAGCTGTTGAGCGTGCGTCAATCGGTATTGATGATGACAAGTTTATTCAGCGGAAACCTGATAAAGGGCTCATCACAAAAAAGGAGATCCGAGTTCTTTGTTTACAAGCGCTGCAATTAAAAGAAACGAGTCTCGCATGGGACATTGGGACATGCACAGGCTCAGTTGCCATTGAGATGTCCAAAATTGCGCGCGAAGGACAAGTATTTGCGATAGAAAAAAATGAAGCCGATTTAGAAAACTGTCTTCAAAACCAGCATATTCATCGTACAGATTTTACAGCTGTTTTAGGAAAAGCACCGGAAAGATTAGAAGAATTTCCTGATCCGGACGCCATTTTCATCGGTGGCAACGGCGGTAATATGGAGCAGTTGCTGCAACTATGTGTGAATCGATTAAAGCCAAATGGCCGCATTGTTATGAACATCGCAACAATTGAGAACTTAGCAGAAGCTATGGGGCATTTTAAAAAGTTCAACTGTGATGTTTCTGTACTGCAGGCACAAATCTCAAAGAGTAAGCCAATTTTAAATTTAACGCGTTTTGAACCGTTAAATCCAATTTTTATCGTAACAGCACAGAAAGGGATGGAATTATGA
- a CDS encoding precorrin-2 C(20)-methyltransferase, with product MTIGTLIGLGVGPGDPELITVKAFRMLKECPVIAYPQKLRGSKSYAQRIIDVYVNPAEKEMLGLVFPMTKDEETLQEAWSKSAEKIYAHLKEGRDVAFVTEGDPMLFSTYIHLMKLMKEMHPDVPMKSIAGISSFNGTANRLGIPLADGDDHVAMIPATSDMAEMRRVIETHDGIVFIKVAKVLDVMLDLLEEMNLLEKTFVVTKVTSDEEIIWKTNELRGAELNYLSCMVVRK from the coding sequence ATGACAATCGGTACATTAATCGGATTAGGTGTTGGACCAGGTGATCCGGAACTTATTACAGTAAAAGCGTTTAGAATGTTGAAAGAATGCCCGGTCATTGCGTATCCACAAAAATTGCGCGGCAGTAAATCGTATGCCCAACGAATAATCGATGTGTACGTTAATCCAGCGGAAAAAGAAATGCTGGGGCTTGTATTTCCGATGACGAAGGACGAGGAGACGTTGCAGGAAGCATGGTCAAAATCCGCAGAGAAAATTTATGCACATTTGAAAGAAGGCCGAGATGTCGCATTTGTAACAGAAGGCGACCCGATGCTTTTTAGTACATATATACACTTGATGAAATTAATGAAGGAAATGCATCCCGACGTTCCAATGAAATCGATTGCAGGGATATCTTCATTTAATGGAACTGCCAATCGTTTAGGAATCCCATTGGCAGACGGCGATGATCATGTAGCAATGATTCCGGCGACTTCGGATATGGCAGAGATGCGTCGTGTTATTGAGACCCATGACGGGATAGTGTTTATTAAAGTAGCCAAAGTATTAGATGTCATGCTGGATTTGCTTGAGGAAATGAACTTACTAGAAAAAACGTTTGTTGTGACAAAAGTAACTTCAGATGAAGAAATTATTTGGAAAACGAATGAATTGCGTGGAGCTGAGCTCAATTATTTATCATGTATGGTGGTGCGAAAATAA
- a CDS encoding precorrin-4 C(11)-methyltransferase, which yields MKKIWIIGAGPGDPDLITVKGLKLLKQADVVMYTDSLVSETLVAEARADAEVIRTAGMHLQEMVDCIVERVNAGKMVVRLHTGDPAMYGATMEQVALLKRHNIGYDVIPGVSSVFAAAAAVGAELTVPDLTQTLILTRAEGRTPVPEREKLQALASHHCTIAMFLSATLTKKITKELQAAGWSDDTPVAVIQRASWPDQKIVRTTIAELDEAMRTNGIRKHAMILAGWALDPNIHEKDYRSKLYDATFTHGFRKGVKVDD from the coding sequence ATGAAGAAAATTTGGATTATAGGTGCTGGCCCCGGCGACCCGGATTTAATTACCGTAAAAGGCCTTAAACTTCTTAAACAGGCGGATGTTGTCATGTATACAGATTCGTTAGTTAGTGAAACTCTAGTTGCCGAAGCCCGAGCGGATGCAGAAGTAATCCGTACAGCAGGCATGCATTTACAAGAGATGGTTGATTGCATCGTTGAACGTGTCAATGCAGGGAAAATGGTTGTGCGTTTACATACGGGTGACCCGGCAATGTACGGGGCAACAATGGAACAAGTGGCATTGTTGAAAAGGCATAATATTGGCTATGACGTTATTCCAGGTGTGAGTTCCGTATTTGCTGCCGCTGCAGCCGTAGGAGCAGAACTAACGGTTCCTGATTTAACGCAAACGTTGATCTTAACACGAGCAGAAGGACGTACACCGGTACCTGAGCGTGAAAAACTGCAAGCATTGGCAAGCCATCATTGCACAATTGCAATGTTTTTAAGTGCCACATTAACGAAAAAGATTACAAAAGAACTACAGGCTGCAGGCTGGTCGGACGATACACCGGTTGCCGTTATTCAGCGGGCTTCATGGCCAGATCAAAAAATCGTTCGCACGACAATTGCTGAACTGGATGAAGCGATGCGGACAAATGGCATTCGCAAACATGCGATGATTTTAGCCGGCTGGGCACTTGATCCGAACATTCATGAAAAAGATTACCGTTCAAAATTGTATGATGCTACATTTACACATGGTTTCCGTAAAGGTGTGAAAGTCGATGATTAA
- a CDS encoding cobalamin biosynthesis protein CbiG, whose protein sequence is MINLCEGEIPEVRVTKPYALVAITKHGVANARKYAEKFPYVDVYYMKKFEQGDEAEKNIQLFDGTVRLLLPALFKAYKSMILIISLGAVVRMIAPILVDKKKDPGVLVVDDKGQYVVSVLSGHIGGANALTNEFAQAIDATPIVTTASDVQKTIAVDLFGARYGWVWDSEEKLTPVSASVVNEEQVAIVQETGEKKWWLHETPMPDTLKIYRTTGEAIAAKPHATLLITDRIIEKEEEILLENGVIYRPKSIVLGMGCNRGTSAEEIEQLIDETLAELKLSKKSVKAIATIDLKKDEQGFLQVTARNNWQFITYTPAQLNEMPLQNPSDTVFKFTGAYGVSEPAALRCANATDWLLEKKKSGNATISIARITFDEEEIE, encoded by the coding sequence ATGATTAATTTATGTGAAGGGGAAATTCCGGAAGTTCGTGTGACAAAACCTTATGCACTTGTAGCCATTACAAAGCACGGTGTGGCGAATGCGCGAAAGTATGCGGAGAAGTTTCCGTATGTCGATGTATATTATATGAAGAAATTTGAGCAGGGCGATGAGGCTGAAAAAAATATTCAATTATTTGACGGGACGGTGCGCCTGTTACTGCCTGCATTATTTAAAGCATATAAGTCGATGATATTGATTATTTCCCTTGGTGCAGTCGTTCGGATGATTGCCCCCATTTTAGTAGATAAAAAGAAAGATCCGGGTGTTCTTGTTGTTGATGATAAAGGACAATATGTCGTAAGTGTTTTATCCGGACATATCGGTGGTGCGAATGCCCTGACAAATGAGTTTGCACAAGCAATCGATGCGACTCCGATTGTAACTACAGCATCCGATGTTCAAAAAACAATCGCAGTTGATTTATTTGGTGCACGGTATGGATGGGTTTGGGACAGTGAAGAGAAATTAACGCCTGTCAGTGCTTCAGTAGTGAATGAGGAACAGGTTGCGATTGTTCAGGAAACCGGTGAAAAAAAATGGTGGCTGCATGAAACACCGATGCCTGATACGTTGAAAATTTACCGGACAACAGGGGAAGCAATCGCTGCAAAACCACATGCCACATTGCTCATTACTGATCGGATTATCGAAAAAGAGGAAGAAATATTACTTGAAAACGGTGTAATTTATCGACCGAAATCAATTGTTTTAGGAATGGGCTGTAATCGCGGAACATCTGCAGAAGAAATTGAACAACTAATTGATGAAACGCTTGCAGAACTAAAGCTGAGCAAAAAAAGCGTCAAAGCAATCGCCACAATCGATTTGAAAAAAGATGAACAAGGTTTCCTGCAAGTAACGGCTAGAAACAACTGGCAGTTTATAACGTATACACCGGCACAGTTAAATGAAATGCCGCTGCAAAATCCATCGGATACTGTTTTTAAATTTACAGGGGCATACGGTGTCAGTGAACCTGCTGCATTACGGTGTGCCAATGCGACAGACTGGCTGTTGGAAAAAAAGAAAAGCGGCAATGCAACCATTTCCATTGCCCGGATTACATTTGATGAGGAGGAAATCGAATGA
- a CDS encoding cobyrinic acid a,c-diamide synthase, translating to MNRFVLAGTGSGVGKTTFTIGIMRALMKRGLTVQGFKCGPDYIDPTYHTAVTRRSSRNIDSFMMTEDVVRTIVAKNSIDSDVSIIEGVMGFYDGKSPLSNEGSAAHISEITGSPVILIVNAASMARSVAAIVKGFQQLDKNANIVGVIANQLGSKGHFEIIKTAIEHECSIPVLGYLQKGAVPALPSRHLGLVPAIERGELDPYFDELAASIEATVDLDLLLQVTKATELEQTSKIFETQGNTQEIHLAVAKDAAFNFYYEENFELLKANGAKLHFFSPLENEPVPEQAQGLYIGGGFPEEFAEKLAQNEQAKTSIKQAIEKGIPTLAECGGFMYLTEEIFNREGNGYKMLGVIPGSVRMQEKLAALGYREITGVDGNFLIGEQELAKGHEFHYSVYEGNHETPAYFTSGRFGAKQEGYSHGNLVAGYTHFHFASNPQLVKNWLAACLEVRV from the coding sequence ATGAATCGTTTCGTATTAGCCGGAACAGGCAGTGGCGTAGGAAAAACAACATTTACAATTGGCATTATGCGTGCACTGATGAAGCGCGGCTTAACTGTTCAAGGATTTAAATGCGGTCCGGATTATATCGATCCGACGTATCATACAGCGGTAACGAGAAGGTCTTCACGCAATATTGACAGTTTCATGATGACGGAAGATGTCGTACGCACAATTGTCGCGAAAAACAGCATTGATTCAGATGTTTCGATTATTGAAGGTGTCATGGGATTTTATGACGGGAAGTCGCCATTATCAAATGAAGGATCGGCGGCACATATTAGTGAAATTACAGGCAGTCCGGTAATTTTAATTGTTAACGCAGCAAGTATGGCCCGAAGTGTAGCAGCTATTGTAAAAGGATTCCAGCAGTTGGACAAGAACGCCAATATTGTGGGGGTTATTGCCAATCAGCTTGGGAGTAAAGGTCACTTTGAAATTATTAAAACAGCGATCGAACATGAATGTAGCATCCCCGTTCTCGGCTACCTACAAAAAGGTGCGGTACCAGCGTTGCCAAGCCGTCATTTAGGTTTAGTACCGGCTATTGAACGAGGAGAGCTCGATCCGTATTTCGATGAGCTTGCAGCTTCTATTGAAGCAACTGTTGATCTGGATTTATTGTTACAAGTCACAAAAGCGACCGAATTGGAGCAAACTTCAAAGATTTTCGAAACACAAGGAAATACGCAAGAAATTCATTTGGCTGTAGCAAAAGATGCAGCATTTAACTTTTATTATGAAGAAAATTTTGAATTACTGAAAGCAAACGGTGCAAAACTCCATTTCTTCTCTCCACTTGAAAATGAACCGGTTCCTGAACAGGCACAAGGTTTATATATTGGAGGAGGGTTCCCTGAAGAATTTGCTGAGAAACTTGCACAGAATGAACAGGCAAAAACTTCGATAAAACAAGCGATTGAAAAGGGAATCCCCACACTTGCGGAATGTGGCGGCTTCATGTATTTAACAGAAGAAATTTTCAACCGTGAAGGAAATGGCTACAAAATGCTTGGTGTCATTCCGGGAAGCGTTCGTATGCAAGAAAAGTTAGCGGCGTTAGGTTACAGAGAAATTACCGGTGTGGATGGCAACTTTTTAATCGGTGAACAGGAGCTGGCTAAAGGTCACGAATTCCATTATTCCGTATACGAAGGAAATCATGAAACACCTGCTTATTTTACAAGTGGGCGCTTTGGAGCGAAACAGGAAGGGTACTCACATGGGAATCTAGTTGCTGGATATACACATTTTCATTTCGCATCCAATCCACAACTCGTGAAAAATTGGCTTGCAGCTTGTTTGGAGGTTAGAGTATGA
- a CDS encoding siroheme synthase codes for MNYFPLMVNIEFKKVVIIGGGHVARQKVEALLPTNAEITVVSPTVTDKLKNYLDEGRAVWKQKLFEPADLDGAALIFAATNDEAVNDAVEEATQHWQLLNRADALGRMDFMNPAVVRRGDFVVTVSTTGASPALTRKVKADLEEQYDESYAEYVAFLKEARLLILKNYEGDAKKAALAQLLEPEILDWIQQKNEGKCAQFLRQIEAGEVN; via the coding sequence ATGAATTATTTTCCGTTAATGGTCAATATTGAGTTTAAAAAAGTGGTGATTATTGGTGGTGGCCATGTAGCCCGTCAAAAAGTGGAAGCATTATTACCTACGAATGCTGAAATTACCGTTGTAAGTCCAACAGTAACGGATAAGTTGAAAAACTATTTAGATGAAGGCAGAGCAGTTTGGAAACAAAAGCTTTTTGAACCGGCTGATTTAGACGGTGCAGCCCTCATTTTTGCGGCAACGAATGATGAAGCGGTAAATGATGCTGTGGAAGAAGCAACACAGCATTGGCAATTATTAAATCGTGCAGATGCTTTAGGTCGTATGGATTTTATGAATCCTGCAGTTGTCCGTCGTGGAGATTTTGTTGTAACGGTGTCAACAACTGGCGCAAGTCCGGCGCTTACTAGAAAAGTAAAAGCGGACTTAGAGGAACAATACGATGAAAGTTATGCAGAATATGTTGCATTTTTAAAGGAAGCCCGTCTGCTTATTTTGAAAAACTATGAAGGCGATGCAAAAAAAGCAGCGCTGGCTCAATTGCTTGAACCTGAAATACTCGATTGGATTCAGCAAAAGAATGAGGGGAAATGTGCACAGTTTTTACGTCAGATTGAAGCGGGAGAAGTCAATTGA
- a CDS encoding uroporphyrin-III methyltransferase (catalyzes 2 sequential methylations, the formation of precorrin-1 and S-adenosyl-L-homocysteine from S-adenosyl-L-methionine and uroporphyrin III, and the formation of precorrin-2 and S-adenosyl-L-homocysteine from S-adenosyl-L-methionine and precorrin-1), protein MSGFVYIVGAGPGDPKLLTIRALECIQIAEVILYDRLVNPEILKHAPAHCELIYCGKEPGKHGLIQDEIHRVLVEKAQQNKQVVRLKGGDPFVFGRGAEEAAILRNENIEFEIVPGITAGIAAPAYAGIPVTHRDYATSFAIVTGHGREEKGQDFLSWASLAQIDTIAFYMSIGNIDHITKSLIKHGKKPTTPVAVIEWGTTSNQRTITGQLETISEQIQQQKMVNPSMILVGDVVGIREEIAWFNERIETTC, encoded by the coding sequence TTGAGTGGATTTGTTTATATAGTTGGTGCTGGACCGGGTGACCCGAAATTACTGACAATACGTGCATTAGAGTGCATTCAGATAGCTGAAGTCATTTTATATGATAGATTAGTAAACCCAGAAATTTTAAAACACGCACCAGCCCATTGCGAATTAATTTATTGTGGCAAAGAACCGGGAAAGCATGGCCTCATACAAGACGAAATTCATCGTGTGCTCGTTGAAAAAGCACAGCAGAACAAGCAGGTAGTCCGTTTAAAAGGCGGCGACCCATTCGTCTTTGGACGAGGCGCAGAAGAAGCAGCAATTCTTCGCAATGAAAATATTGAATTTGAAATTGTTCCAGGGATCACAGCAGGAATAGCGGCACCGGCATATGCAGGCATACCCGTTACACATCGTGATTATGCAACAAGCTTTGCCATTGTTACCGGGCATGGCCGTGAAGAAAAGGGGCAGGATTTTTTAAGCTGGGCAAGTCTCGCACAAATCGATACGATTGCGTTTTATATGAGCATCGGCAATATCGATCATATTACGAAAAGCTTAATCAAACACGGAAAGAAACCGACAACCCCGGTTGCAGTAATTGAATGGGGAACAACAAGTAATCAGCGTACGATTACAGGTCAATTAGAGACGATTTCCGAACAAATTCAGCAGCAGAAAATGGTCAACCCTTCGATGATTCTAGTTGGGGATGTTGTAGGAATTCGTGAAGAAATTGCCTGGTTCAATGAAAGGATTGAGACAACATGTTAG
- a CDS encoding nitroreductase has translation MLEALKKRRAVRQFLPKEVEQEKIEQLLEAATYAPNDRMREPWQFYVLQGNSLKRFEQVAFNYLQQRFPTKPNLVESSMQAVTKTPLIIVVTSAVVEGDEGATLDNKFAVSSAIMSMWLMAEALGLGMVWRTRGVGLVHDTALHEFIGATDSEHLVGTLCIGYPEEPVTTEKKRTPFSEKTTWV, from the coding sequence ATGTTAGAAGCATTAAAAAAACGACGGGCGGTTCGTCAATTTTTACCTAAGGAAGTAGAACAGGAAAAAATTGAACAATTATTGGAGGCAGCAACTTATGCACCGAATGACCGCATGCGCGAGCCTTGGCAATTTTATGTGCTGCAAGGTAATAGTTTAAAACGTTTTGAACAAGTAGCATTCAATTATTTACAGCAACGTTTCCCGACAAAACCAAACTTAGTGGAAAGCTCAATGCAGGCCGTTACAAAAACACCGCTCATCATTGTCGTTACTTCTGCTGTAGTCGAAGGTGATGAAGGGGCGACGCTGGACAATAAATTTGCTGTCAGCAGTGCCATCATGTCGATGTGGCTAATGGCTGAAGCGCTTGGTTTAGGTATGGTGTGGCGGACACGCGGAGTCGGTCTTGTACATGACACAGCTTTGCATGAATTTATCGGGGCGACGGATTCCGAACACCTCGTAGGTACGTTATGTATTGGCTATCCGGAGGAACCAGTTACAACGGAGAAAAAACGTACACCATTTTCAGAAAAAACTACTTGGGTATAG
- a CDS encoding cob(I)yrinic acid a,c-diamide adenosyltransferase, with protein sequence MARKGMLLVYTGEGKGKTTASLGVTLRAIGRGMTVKYFQFIKSPERTYGEQIALRKLGVETIQLGIGFTWTKTPEEHREALKKAWQIVKKELQDETTDLLVLDELNNALAISKFPIDDVLPLGEVLEAIRNRPATMHLVVTGRSAHPDLIAMADLVSTVDATKHYYSEQDVTAMKGLEF encoded by the coding sequence ATGGCGAGAAAAGGAATGCTGCTCGTATATACGGGTGAAGGAAAAGGCAAAACAACCGCTTCATTAGGTGTGACCTTACGTGCAATTGGCCGTGGGATGACGGTGAAATATTTTCAGTTTATTAAATCACCGGAACGTACATATGGAGAACAAATTGCACTTCGTAAATTAGGTGTTGAAACCATTCAGCTTGGCATTGGTTTTACGTGGACAAAAACACCGGAAGAACATAGAGAAGCGTTAAAAAAGGCTTGGCAAATTGTAAAAAAAGAATTGCAGGATGAAACAACGGATTTACTTGTTTTGGATGAATTAAATAATGCACTGGCGATTTCAAAATTTCCAATCGATGATGTTTTGCCTTTAGGGGAAGTGCTTGAAGCAATTCGTAATCGACCGGCCACAATGCATTTAGTCGTTACAGGACGTTCAGCACATCCGGATCTTATTGCAATGGCTGATCTGGTTTCAACCGTTGATGCGACAAAACATTATTACAGCGAGCAGGACGTCACAGCGATGAAGGGGCTGGAGTTTTAG